A genome region from Bacillota bacterium includes the following:
- a CDS encoding pyruvate ferredoxin oxidoreductase (catalyzes the formation of acetyl-CoA from pyruvate and coenzyme A) — protein MATLKQLAERPDPITGGHRACAGCAFPLVIKMVLKSTETPVVVANATGCMEVTTSVYPQTAWTVPWMHSAFENAAATISGIEAAYNALKRRGKLDREIKFVAFGGDGGTYDIGLQSLSGAMERGHNILYVCYDNEAYMNTGIQRSSSTPRGANTTTTPAGKVCEGKPQFKKDLTAIIAAHGVPYVAQSSISDWRDLSKKAEKALNTEGPTFLNVLTPCRLGWGFTPDKTVEVAQKAVDCCIYPMYEVENGEWRLTYKPKEKLPVIEYLKMQNRFRHVVKDEALVEQIQADVDRRWEALLKRCGEEA, from the coding sequence ATGGCTACTTTGAAACAATTGGCCGAACGGCCTGATCCGATTACTGGTGGTCATCGGGCCTGTGCCGGATGTGCTTTTCCATTGGTGATTAAAATGGTGCTCAAGTCCACGGAGACACCGGTGGTGGTGGCTAACGCCACTGGCTGTATGGAGGTTACCACGAGCGTCTACCCCCAAACAGCCTGGACCGTACCGTGGATGCACAGTGCCTTCGAAAACGCAGCGGCTACCATCAGTGGTATTGAAGCTGCATACAACGCCCTGAAGCGTCGGGGGAAACTGGATCGGGAGATCAAGTTCGTAGCCTTTGGCGGCGACGGAGGAACCTATGATATTGGTCTGCAGTCCCTTTCGGGAGCGATGGAACGGGGTCATAACATTCTGTATGTCTGCTACGATAACGAAGCATACATGAATACAGGAATCCAGCGGTCCAGTTCCACGCCGCGGGGTGCGAACACCACCACCACACCGGCGGGTAAAGTTTGCGAAGGGAAACCGCAGTTCAAAAAGGATCTGACGGCTATTATCGCCGCCCATGGTGTGCCTTATGTGGCCCAGTCCTCCATTAGCGACTGGCGGGATCTGTCTAAGAAGGCAGAGAAGGCCCTGAATACCGAGGGTCCCACCTTCTTGAACGTATTGACTCCCTGTCGTCTCGGCTGGGGCTTTACACCGGATAAGACCGTGGAAGTGGCCCAGAAGGCAGTGGATTGCTGTATCTATCCGATGTATGAAGTGGAAAACGGTGAGTGGCGGCTGACCTACAAACCCAAGGAGAAGCTTCCGGTCATCGAATACCTGAAGATGCAAAACCGTTTCCGTCACGTGGTGAAGGACGAGGCTTTGGTGGAACAGATCCAGGCCGACGTGGATCGCCGCTGGGAAGCTTTGCTTAAGAGGTGTGGCGAAGAAGCATAA
- the porA gene encoding pyruvate ferredoxin oxidoreductase: MNTKTASADKIQRRIAGTGNEAAALAMRQIHPNVVAAYPITPQTEIVQIFSTYVSDGLVDTEFVPVESEHSAMSATIAASAAGARAMTATSANGLALMWEMLYIASGSRLPIVMPLVNRALSAPINIHCDHSDAMGARDAGWIQLFSENAQEMYDNMIQAIRIAEHPDVMLPVMVCMDGFITSHGMEIFHVLEDDVVTKFVGEYQAKNPLLDVDNPVTVGPLDLQDYYFEHKRQQVDAMEKAKAVIKQIGKEYGDLTGRYYGYFEEYRLDDAEMAIVVINSAAGTAKEVVDQLRGQGVKIGLLKPRVFRPFMAAELREALKDMKAIGIMDRAESFSTQGGPLAAETKAALYELDQRPLALNFVYGLGGRDTGVADIMLVADKVREAAESGKVEQSLYYVGVRE; the protein is encoded by the coding sequence ATGAATACGAAAACGGCTTCTGCCGACAAGATACAACGGCGTATAGCGGGGACCGGTAATGAAGCCGCAGCGCTGGCGATGCGTCAGATCCATCCCAACGTGGTGGCTGCTTACCCGATTACACCCCAGACCGAGATTGTACAGATTTTTTCCACCTATGTTTCTGATGGACTTGTAGATACCGAGTTTGTACCGGTAGAAAGTGAACACAGTGCCATGAGTGCCACCATTGCGGCCTCGGCCGCGGGTGCAAGGGCCATGACCGCTACGTCGGCCAATGGTTTGGCCCTGATGTGGGAGATGCTGTATATTGCTTCTGGAAGCAGGCTTCCCATCGTGATGCCCTTGGTCAACCGGGCCCTGAGTGCACCCATTAACATTCACTGTGATCATAGCGATGCCATGGGCGCCCGGGATGCGGGTTGGATCCAGCTGTTTTCCGAGAATGCCCAGGAGATGTACGACAACATGATCCAGGCGATTAGGATCGCGGAGCATCCTGACGTGATGTTGCCCGTGATGGTGTGCATGGATGGGTTTATCACCAGCCATGGCATGGAAATCTTCCATGTGTTGGAAGACGATGTGGTAACCAAGTTTGTGGGGGAATACCAGGCCAAAAATCCCCTGTTAGATGTGGATAATCCTGTAACCGTCGGTCCCCTGGACTTGCAGGATTACTACTTTGAGCACAAGCGGCAGCAGGTGGACGCCATGGAGAAGGCCAAGGCGGTCATCAAGCAGATCGGCAAGGAATACGGCGATCTTACCGGCCGGTACTACGGATACTTTGAAGAGTACCGGTTGGATGACGCGGAGATGGCCATCGTCGTGATAAACTCCGCGGCAGGAACCGCGAAGGAAGTCGTGGACCAGTTGCGGGGACAGGGCGTGAAGATTGGTCTTCTGAAACCCCGGGTATTCCGACCCTTCATGGCTGCGGAACTGCGTGAGGCCCTCAAGGACATGAAGGCCATCGGAATTATGGATCGTGCCGAAAGCTTCTCCACCCAGGGTGGTCCGCTGGCGGCGGAGACGAAGGCTGCATTGTACGAACTGGATCAGCGGCCCTTGGCTTTGAACTTTGTCTATGGCCTTGGTGGTCGGGACACCGGTGTTGCTGATATCATGCTCGTTGCCGACAAGGTGCGGGAAGCAGCCGAAAGCGGCAAAGTGGAACAGTCGCTGTACTACGTAGGGGTTCGTGAATAG
- a CDS encoding 4Fe-4S binding protein, whose product MADTKQAKPGWKSIPIGGLIKNPGSAAEFHTGDWRTERPIWDAEKCINCMRCVVYCPDVAFIVEDGKVTGIDYAHCKGCAICVSVCPPKVQALHMEPESKHRED is encoded by the coding sequence ATGGCGGATACCAAGCAAGCTAAACCAGGTTGGAAGTCTATACCCATTGGCGGTTTGATCAAGAATCCCGGCTCCGCGGCGGAATTCCATACCGGAGATTGGCGCACTGAGCGGCCGATTTGGGATGCCGAGAAGTGCATCAACTGCATGCGTTGTGTGGTCTACTGTCCCGATGTGGCCTTCATCGTAGAGGATGGCAAGGTTACCGGTATCGACTATGCTCACTGCAAAGGCTGTGCTATCTGCGTGAGCGTATGTCCTCCGAAGGTGCAGGCTTTGCACATGGAACCGGAAAGCAAACATCGGGAAGACTAG
- a CDS encoding serine hydroxymethyltransferase — protein sequence MFRWINQVDPELAEALAGELTRQRDKIELIASENFTSLAVMEAQGFVLTNKYAEGYPNRRYYGGCEYVDIAEQLAIDRAKALFGADHANVQPHSGAQANMAVYFATCEPGDTILGMNLSHGGHLTHGSPVNFSGKWFNVISYGVSKDTELIDYDALEQLALEHKPKLVVAGASAYPRVIDFARIREICDRAGSLLMVDMAHIAGLVAAGLHPNPVPYADFVTTTTHKTLRGPRGGIILCKEAYAKAIDKAVFPGIQGGPLMHVIAAKAVALKEASTPEFKAYQQTVVQNAQVLAGELVKRDFRLVSGGTDNHLILVDLRNKGITGKDAEARLDAVGITVNKNTIPFDPQSPFVTSGIRLGTPAVTTRGMGEQEMQLIADLIDRTLGKESDLGQIKSEVLALTARFPLYPELSS from the coding sequence TACGCGGCAGAGAGACAAGATTGAACTCATTGCCTCTGAGAACTTTACCAGTCTAGCAGTAATGGAAGCCCAAGGGTTCGTACTTACGAACAAGTATGCCGAAGGTTATCCTAACCGGCGGTACTATGGTGGTTGTGAGTACGTGGATATCGCGGAGCAACTCGCGATCGATCGGGCCAAGGCTCTCTTCGGGGCAGATCATGCCAACGTCCAGCCGCACAGTGGGGCCCAAGCCAACATGGCAGTTTACTTTGCTACCTGTGAACCAGGAGACACCATCCTGGGCATGAATCTTTCCCATGGCGGCCATCTAACCCACGGAAGCCCGGTGAATTTCTCGGGAAAATGGTTCAACGTGATTAGCTATGGGGTGTCCAAAGATACGGAACTGATCGACTACGACGCCTTGGAGCAGCTGGCTTTGGAACACAAACCCAAGCTTGTGGTGGCCGGTGCCAGCGCCTATCCTCGGGTGATTGACTTTGCCCGGATCCGGGAGATCTGTGACCGGGCAGGTAGTCTTCTCATGGTGGACATGGCCCACATCGCAGGGCTAGTAGCCGCCGGGTTGCATCCCAACCCCGTTCCCTACGCGGACTTTGTCACCACTACTACCCACAAGACCTTGCGGGGACCCCGGGGTGGCATTATCCTGTGCAAGGAAGCATATGCCAAGGCCATCGACAAGGCTGTTTTCCCTGGCATCCAGGGTGGACCCTTGATGCATGTAATTGCCGCTAAGGCCGTGGCCCTCAAGGAAGCCTCCACTCCTGAATTCAAGGCCTATCAGCAAACGGTGGTGCAAAACGCCCAGGTCCTGGCTGGAGAGCTGGTCAAGAGGGATTTCCGTCTGGTGTCTGGCGGTACTGATAACCATCTCATCCTTGTGGATCTGCGGAACAAGGGCATTACCGGCAAAGACGCGGAGGCCCGGCTGGATGCGGTCGGCATTACGGTGAACAAGAACACCATCCCCTTTGATCCCCAAAGTCCCTTTGTTACCAGTGGGATCCGCCTGGGGACACCGGCAGTGACCACCCGGGGTATGGGTGAGCAAGAAATGCAGCTCATCGCCGATTTGATTGATCGTACCCTGGGTAAGGAGTCGGATCTAGGGCAGATCAAGTCCGAGGTATTGGCCTTGACGGCGAGATTTCCCCTGTATCCAGAATTGAGCAGTTAA
- a CDS encoding heavy-metal-associated domain-containing protein translates to MAKRTYQLETIACPSCAAKIENVLKKTNGVQEVEVLFNSSRVKAEFDESVVTSEELKGKIEGLGYKVLSEK, encoded by the coding sequence ATGGCAAAGAGAACCTATCAGCTGGAAACCATTGCTTGCCCCAGTTGCGCGGCGAAGATTGAAAACGTACTAAAGAAGACCAATGGAGTCCAGGAAGTGGAAGTATTATTCAACAGTTCCCGGGTAAAGGCGGAGTTCGACGAAAGCGTAGTGACTTCCGAGGAACTTAAGGGGAAGATTGAAGGTTTGGGTTACAAAGTCCTGTCGGAGAAGTAA
- the serS gene encoding serine--tRNA ligase: MLDIRLFREEPDVVRKALRDRGLDSGPVDEVIRLDTLRREMLQEVEALKAKRNKVSGEIAKMKQQKQDASAVIAQMRQVSDQIKDYDERVRKVDEELRQLLLTIPNIPDPSVHVGKDETENRVVRTWSEPTKFDFEPKPHWEIGEQLGILDFERAAKITGARFTLYKGLGARLERALVNFFLDIHTQEHGYTEVFPPFLANTESMTGTGQLPKFAEDMFHVEGTDYYLIPTAEVPVTNIYRNEILDKEDLPLYFAAYSACFRAEAGSHGRDTRGLIRQHQFNKVELVKFVLPEESDAELEKLVANVERVLQLLALPYRVSQMCTGDVGFAAAKKYDPEVWMPSYGNYVEISSCSNFKDFQARRANIRFRREPGAKPEFVHTLNGSGVAIGRTVAAILENYQQADGTVLIPEVLRPYMGGLERIS, from the coding sequence ATGTTGGATATAAGACTGTTTCGGGAAGAACCGGATGTGGTGAGGAAGGCCTTAAGGGACCGAGGTCTTGACAGTGGCCCGGTGGACGAGGTGATTCGGTTAGACACCCTCCGGAGGGAAATGCTCCAGGAAGTGGAGGCCTTAAAAGCGAAGCGGAACAAGGTGTCCGGCGAAATTGCCAAGATGAAGCAGCAGAAGCAGGATGCCTCAGCGGTGATTGCACAGATGCGGCAAGTTTCCGACCAGATCAAGGATTATGATGAGCGGGTCCGCAAGGTTGATGAAGAATTGCGGCAATTGCTGCTGACCATTCCCAATATCCCCGACCCCAGCGTACATGTGGGGAAGGACGAGACGGAAAACCGGGTGGTGCGCACCTGGTCTGAGCCTACCAAATTTGACTTTGAGCCCAAGCCCCATTGGGAGATCGGGGAACAGTTGGGGATCTTGGACTTTGAGCGGGCAGCGAAGATTACGGGCGCCCGATTTACTCTGTACAAAGGACTAGGGGCCAGGCTGGAAAGAGCGTTGGTCAACTTCTTCCTGGACATTCATACCCAGGAGCACGGTTACACTGAAGTCTTTCCGCCCTTTCTGGCAAACACTGAGAGCATGACCGGTACCGGTCAGTTGCCCAAGTTTGCCGAGGACATGTTCCACGTGGAAGGCACCGATTACTACCTCATTCCTACGGCGGAAGTGCCGGTGACCAATATCTATCGGAATGAGATCCTGGATAAAGAGGATTTGCCTTTGTATTTTGCCGCCTATTCGGCTTGTTTCCGGGCTGAAGCCGGGTCCCACGGACGGGACACCCGGGGTTTGATTCGACAGCACCAGTTCAACAAAGTAGAGCTGGTAAAATTCGTGCTCCCAGAAGAATCCGATGCGGAGCTGGAAAAACTGGTGGCCAATGTGGAACGGGTGCTACAGCTGTTGGCATTGCCCTACCGGGTTAGCCAGATGTGCACGGGCGATGTGGGCTTTGCCGCCGCGAAAAAATACGATCCGGAAGTGTGGATGCCCAGTTACGGTAATTACGTAGAGATCTCCTCCTGTAGTAACTTCAAGGATTTCCAGGCCCGGCGCGCGAATATCCGATTCCGACGGGAACCCGGTGCCAAACCGGAATTTGTCCATACCCTCAATGGTTCCGGGGTGGCCATCGGTCGGACCGTTGCCGCTATCTTGGAAAACTATCAGCAAGCCGACGGGACTGTGCTTATTCCTGAGGTTCTGCGGCCCTATATGGGTGGTTTGGAGCGCATTTCCTAG
- a CDS encoding pyruvate synthase: MAEMLEIRWHGRGGQGAKTAAILLAEAAAAVGKYVQAFPEYGPERMGAPVTSYNRISDTPIRLNCSVTNPKYVVILDPTLIGSSVDVLDGVGEDGVFLVNSDQSTEEIRKKLGASDKQQVYVIDANKISMETIKRSIPNTPMLGALVRLTGGLSLDDLLEDTRRKLEVKFRNKPEVIEGNLEAIRRAYQEVIE; the protein is encoded by the coding sequence GTGGCAGAAATGCTAGAGATTCGCTGGCATGGCCGGGGAGGGCAAGGAGCCAAGACTGCGGCGATCTTGCTGGCCGAGGCCGCGGCAGCCGTGGGCAAGTATGTCCAAGCCTTTCCGGAGTACGGTCCAGAACGGATGGGAGCCCCTGTTACTTCCTACAACAGGATCAGTGATACACCTATTCGTCTAAATTGTAGTGTTACCAATCCTAAGTATGTGGTCATTCTGGACCCCACATTGATTGGCAGTAGCGTTGATGTATTGGATGGCGTAGGTGAAGATGGAGTTTTCTTGGTGAACTCGGATCAGAGCACCGAGGAGATTCGCAAGAAGCTGGGAGCCTCGGACAAGCAGCAGGTTTATGTAATCGACGCCAACAAGATTTCTATGGAGACCATCAAGCGGAGTATCCCCAATACCCCCATGCTTGGTGCCCTGGTGCGCTTAACCGGTGGGTTGTCGTTAGATGATCTGTTGGAAGATACGCGCCGCAAATTGGAGGTCAAATTCAGAAATAAGCCAGAGGTTATCGAAGGCAATTTGGAAGCCATCCGGCGCGCTTACCAGGAGGTGATCGAGTAA